From a single Nostoc sp. MS1 genomic region:
- a CDS encoding F0F1 ATP synthase subunit gamma codes for MPNLKSIRDRIQSVKNTKKITEAMRLVAAARVRRAQEQVIATRPFADRLAQVLYGLQTRLRFEDADLPLLKKRDVKSVGLLVISGDRGLCGGYNTNVIRRAENRAKELKAEGVNYTFVIVGRKAEQYFRRREQPISAFYTGLEQIPTADEANKIADELLSLFLSEKVDRIELVYTRFVSLVSSRPVIQTLLPLDPQGLEAADDEIFRLTTRGGQFEVERQTVTSQVRPLPRDMIFEQDPVQILDSLLPLYLSNQLLRALQESAASELAARMTAMSNASDNAGELIKSLSLSYNKARQAAITQELLEVVGGAEALT; via the coding sequence ATGCCTAATCTCAAATCAATACGCGATCGCATTCAGTCGGTCAAAAACACCAAAAAAATTACAGAAGCCATGCGGCTGGTAGCGGCGGCGCGTGTACGTCGCGCACAAGAACAGGTAATCGCTACCCGTCCCTTCGCTGACCGTTTGGCACAAGTATTGTATGGCTTGCAAACTCGTCTGCGGTTTGAAGATGCAGACCTACCACTACTGAAAAAACGTGATGTGAAATCAGTAGGGTTGTTGGTAATTTCAGGCGATCGCGGTTTGTGCGGCGGTTACAATACCAACGTCATCCGCCGTGCTGAAAACCGCGCCAAGGAACTCAAAGCCGAAGGTGTAAATTACACATTTGTCATTGTTGGGCGGAAAGCTGAACAATACTTTAGACGGCGTGAGCAACCAATTTCAGCTTTTTATACTGGCTTGGAACAAATCCCCACTGCCGATGAAGCTAATAAAATTGCTGATGAGTTGCTGTCCTTGTTCCTTTCAGAAAAAGTAGACCGCATCGAGTTAGTTTACACCCGCTTCGTCTCCTTGGTAAGTTCTCGTCCTGTAATTCAAACCCTGCTACCTCTCGACCCCCAAGGTTTAGAAGCAGCAGATGACGAAATCTTCCGCCTGACAACCCGTGGCGGTCAATTTGAAGTCGAACGGCAAACCGTGACTAGCCAAGTCCGTCCTTTGCCCCGCGACATGATTTTCGAGCAAGACCCCGTACAAATTCTCGATTCGTTGTTACCCTTGTACTTGAGCAACCAGCTACTACGGGCGCTACAAGAGTCAGCCGCTAGTGAATTAGCTGCGCGGATGACAGCAATGAGTAACGCCAGCGATAACGCCGGTGAGTTAATCAAGTCTTTATCGCTGTCCTATAACAAAGCCCGTCAAGCCGCCATTACCCAAGAACTGCTTGAGGTCGTCGGCGGTGCGGAAGCGTTGACTTAG
- a CDS encoding GNAT family N-acetyltransferase, translating to MENQIVLYIYSFPSYLGEKPQVKIGRTSGSISAEPTELALQRIRTQIKTSHPEPPQLLGAVKIPGNWVETTIHSQLKIQGYHIADAPGSEWFQFPDRKKLQDFLDKLYRAVIIDDFSELGGGRSDIQGDSFESIVAAFGVRKLNGRDFRHESELIKVLVEELSPLYPGFPKWFDKTMNSLDTVFNVAYRDSQAIGVAIWKPKGNGIVKLSTLFVTEDYRRSGIGRNLILTCFEQWKSERIRRAFVTTAKTYLIAFFERYGFWVEGIGREIYEREAHQPEWFLTKLFFYESDESILNTINKAKILFPSIISTSQNPAGREEVEQIQVNDATVQLISSNGNLINKFSLHSWLNLTYPAESVYTPPTAYVIPIRPQFLIQIFQAGKTIYYGRPVCIRDDMRGASILFYASSPISGVVATARIVARYMGTPTELYSSLGMKGVLTLQQVGTEGQRRQAVEFDYLMPLREVVSMDNLRSNGVLNGPPQTMHSLSLERYKKAVELGGIYAG from the coding sequence ATGGAGAATCAAATAGTTCTTTATATATATTCCTTTCCTTCATACCTGGGGGAAAAGCCACAAGTTAAAATAGGCAGGACTTCTGGAAGTATTTCTGCTGAACCTACAGAATTAGCATTACAGCGCATACGTACACAAATAAAAACCTCGCATCCAGAACCACCTCAACTATTAGGTGCAGTCAAAATACCAGGCAATTGGGTAGAAACAACAATTCATTCGCAATTGAAAATTCAGGGATATCACATTGCAGATGCACCTGGAAGTGAGTGGTTTCAATTTCCAGATCGAAAAAAATTACAAGATTTTCTAGATAAACTTTATCGAGCTGTAATCATTGATGATTTCTCAGAATTAGGCGGGGGACGCAGTGATATTCAGGGAGACTCTTTCGAGTCTATTGTTGCTGCATTTGGTGTGAGGAAGCTGAACGGTAGAGATTTTAGGCATGAAAGCGAACTAATCAAAGTTCTTGTTGAAGAATTATCTCCGCTTTATCCAGGCTTTCCTAAATGGTTTGATAAGACAATGAACAGTTTAGACACTGTGTTCAACGTAGCTTATAGAGATAGCCAAGCTATTGGTGTTGCTATTTGGAAGCCAAAGGGAAACGGAATAGTTAAACTATCAACTCTTTTTGTTACTGAGGATTATCGACGTAGTGGTATCGGCAGAAATTTAATCTTAACTTGTTTTGAACAATGGAAATCAGAGCGAATTAGGAGAGCTTTTGTTACTACAGCTAAAACTTATCTCATTGCATTTTTTGAGCGTTACGGTTTCTGGGTAGAAGGTATCGGGAGGGAAATCTATGAGCGTGAAGCTCATCAACCAGAATGGTTTTTAACAAAACTATTCTTTTATGAATCTGATGAGAGTATTTTGAATACAATCAACAAAGCAAAAATTCTATTCCCCTCAATAATATCAACTTCTCAAAATCCGGCAGGTAGAGAAGAAGTAGAACAAATTCAAGTTAATGATGCAACAGTTCAGCTAATAAGTTCTAATGGTAATCTCATTAACAAGTTTTCTCTACATTCTTGGCTCAACTTGACTTATCCAGCAGAGTCAGTGTACACTCCACCAACGGCTTACGTGATACCAATTCGTCCTCAATTCTTGATTCAGATATTTCAAGCTGGCAAGACAATATACTACGGACGACCTGTTTGTATACGAGATGATATGAGAGGAGCATCAATATTATTTTATGCTAGTAGTCCTATATCAGGTGTTGTAGCCACTGCCAGAATTGTTGCCCGATACATGGGTACACCTACTGAGCTTTACAGCAGTCTGGGTATGAAGGGTGTTCTTACATTACAACAAGTTGGTACTGAAGGACAACGACGACAAGCTGTAGAGTTTGATTATTTAATGCCACTTCGTGAAGTAGTTTCTATGGATAATTTACGCAGCAATGGTGTTCTTAATGGGCCACCACAAACAATGCACAGCCTATCTTTAGAACGTTATAAAAAAGCAGTTGAACTTGGAGGTATTTATGCAGGCTAA